The Deltaproteobacteria bacterium DNA window CGGGCTTTTACCGTTGCCTGTTCCAGATACCGATAAACCACCGGCTTTGGTCGATATTCGAAGTGCCCAGGTAAATGGTGGCAGCCTACGCATAGGCGCCGGAACCATAAGCACGCCTGAGAAGTTGATCATCGAGAACCTCGATGCCTCGGTTTCTGGTCTGGATCCCGTGAGCAACAAAGAAACCGATGTTGAGCTGCGGCAAATCGATATTCAAGGCCGCGCCTCGTTGAGTATTGGAAGTGATGGCGCGCTAGATCTTGTAAGCGATGCAGAGACGCCTTTGAGTGCGAAGGCGCAAATTACCAAGTGCCGGTTTACCACCTTCAGTCCCCAATTTAATCTCGAGATGCGTCCCAATGCAGTCATTGAGTCCGAATTAAGACATCTTAGCTTTCGCCGTGAAGAGACGGGGGCAAGCCTGAGCGTTCAGTTTACGAACACGGTCATGGATGCGGAGCTTGCGCAAGGAAGCGTGACGGTTGGTGCTGACGGGGCGGCATTGCGCAGCTTGAATCTTAAAGAGGGCACACGGGTGCGTGCCACACTGGGTGAATTTGGTTTGCACACGGGCGGATTTGCCAGTCCCGATGCCAATCCAGATATGCGTTTAAATAATCAGCCCACTGATATTGTGTTGTCTGGAGAGCTGCGGCTCGAGGGTGATCTCGCTGCGGCTCAGGATATTGCGCCTGAGGCAGTTGCCGCTGGTCGTGAAGCCATGCGTGAACACGATATTGATGAAAGTGCCATCACGGTCGAGAAATTAGACAGCGATGGCCGGGTGAGAATCATGTTGGGTGTTCACGCCGATAGGGGCGAGAGCTTTGTTGCCAAGAGCCATACCAGCATCGAAGGCAGCTTCAATACCACGCTTCGGACCACCATCGATCCGGCATCGCTCTATAAAAAAGCTACCTCGGATGAGCCGACTCCGTAAGGAATATCGTCCTGGATTTGAATTATCTTCCACTATTGTGCTAGTTGCTGCGGCCCGCTTTTAAGCGCGTCGCAAATCGATACGCTGTCTTTGCATTTTGCGGCTTAGAAACAACACATGATGGGAGATAAAAATATGTCTGTATGGATTCGTGGTGGTACGGTTGTCACCAGTGATCGCACTTTTCGATCTGATGTTTATTGCGAAAATGGTGTCATCCAACAAGTTGGTGAAAACCTCGATATTCCGGCCGGAGCCGAGCAGGTAGATGCCGGTGGTTGCTACGTGATGCCAGGGGGCATTGATCCTCAAACACATATGCAATTGCCCTTCATGGGCACGCATGCAGTAGATGATTTCTATACCGGTACAGCATCCATGCTAACCGGTGGCACCACGATGTTGATTGATTTCGTGATTCCAAGCCCTCAAACCCGGCTGCTGGAAGCGTACAACACCTGGCAGGATTGGGCGCAGAAAGCTGCCGCCGATTATAGTTTTCACATCGCTGTTACGTGGTGGGATGAGTCGGTCCCCAAAGACATGGAAACACTTGCAACTGAGCATGGCATCAACAGTTTTAAGCATTTCATGGCCTATAAAGGCGCCATTATGGCCGACGATGAGATCCTGGTCGCGAGCTTTGAAAAGGCGCGAGAATTGGGGGCGTTGGTTACGGTTCACGCGGAAAATGGCGAGCTCGTAAGTCACTTGCAACGACGCGTGTTGGAGCAGGGAATCACAGGGCCTGAAGGTCATCCTCTTTCAAGACCACCTGAAGTGGAAGGTGAAGCTGCCAACCGGGCGATTCGTATCGCTGAGATGGTGGGTGTGCCCCTTTATATTGTTCACACGTCCTCAAAAGATGCCTTGGATGCGGTTATTGCTGCGCGACTAAGAGGCCAAACGGTCTTTAGCGAAGTATTGTCTCAGCACCTGGTGATTGACGACAGTGTCTACCGCAATCCCGATTGGAGAACAGCAGCGCATCACGTGATGAGCCCTCCTTTTAGACCTCCGCATCATCAGGAAGCACTCTGGTGTGGTTTGCAGTCGGGACTTATTCAGACCACGGCTACGGATCACTGCACATTTGTGACTGAGCAAAAAGAAGCAGGCCGTCATGATTTCACCAAAATACCAAATGGAACAGGTGGTTTAGAGGACCGAATGAGTATTCTCTGGCACCACGGTGTGAACAAAGGCCGGCTGACACCCAATGAATTTGTGGCGGTAACGTCTACGAATGCGGCTAAGATTTTTAACATCCATCCACGCAAAGGAGCGATTACAGTGGGCGCGGATGCTGATGTTATTGTTTGGGATCCGGAGAAATCGAGAACCATCAGTGCGAAAACGCATTATCAAAAAGTGGATTTCAATATTTTCGAAGGTATGGAAATTCAAGGTGTGAATATTGCCACGGTTAGCAATGGTAAACTGGTCTACACCGACGGCGATTTGCGTGCAGAACGTGGCGCAGGGCGCTATGTGAAGCGCCCGTGCCATGCTCCGTACACCAAAGCTCTGGCAAAACGGCAGGAATCTAAGAGCCGCTCTTAACCAATCGGTGCCTGTTGCGTTTTGGGATAGTGAATACGTCCCAAAACGCGACCTTTCTACGAA harbors:
- the hydA gene encoding dihydropyrimidinase — protein: MSVWIRGGTVVTSDRTFRSDVYCENGVIQQVGENLDIPAGAEQVDAGGCYVMPGGIDPQTHMQLPFMGTHAVDDFYTGTASMLTGGTTMLIDFVIPSPQTRLLEAYNTWQDWAQKAAADYSFHIAVTWWDESVPKDMETLATEHGINSFKHFMAYKGAIMADDEILVASFEKARELGALVTVHAENGELVSHLQRRVLEQGITGPEGHPLSRPPEVEGEAANRAIRIAEMVGVPLYIVHTSSKDALDAVIAARLRGQTVFSEVLSQHLVIDDSVYRNPDWRTAAHHVMSPPFRPPHHQEALWCGLQSGLIQTTATDHCTFVTEQKEAGRHDFTKIPNGTGGLEDRMSILWHHGVNKGRLTPNEFVAVTSTNAAKIFNIHPRKGAITVGADADVIVWDPEKSRTISAKTHYQKVDFNIFEGMEIQGVNIATVSNGKLVYTDGDLRAERGAGRYVKRPCHAPYTKALAKRQESKSRS